From a single Vibrio tubiashii genomic region:
- a CDS encoding YgiQ family radical SAM protein, giving the protein MYSNITPIHEHKKYWAECYGTAPFLPTNRKEMDALGWDSCDIIIVTGDAYVDHPSFGMAIIGRLLEAQGFRVGIISQPEWNNKDAFTALGKPNLFFGITAGNMDSMINRYTADRKLRHDDAYTPNNEGGKRPDRATLVYSQRCREAYKGIPIVLGGIEASLRRLAHYDYWSDKVRRSVLFDAKADILLFGNAERALVEVAHRLADGEDIASLTNIRGTAVNLPAAPEGYNVIDSSRIEKPRKEAFVPPNPYAVEEQCDTKAKAEETEAKPITIRPSRHDAATTAVRIPPFEKLNNDRILYAHASRIMHLETNPYSGRALIQRHGDRELWVNQAPIPLSTEEMDYVFGLPYARVPHPMYGKAKIPAYDMIKTSVNIMRGCFGGCSFCSITEHEGRIIQNRSKESILTELEEIRDKVPGFTGTISDLGGPTANMYRLGCSDPKAEANCRRPSCVFPGICNKLNTDHKHTIDLYREARKVDGIKKVMIASGVRYDLAIESPEYVKELVTHHVGGYLKIAPEHTEKGPLDLMMKPGMGTYDRFKEMFEKYSAEAGKKQYLIPYFISAHPGTEDEDMLNLALWLKKNNFECDQVQNFYPSPMCNATSMYYSETNPLKRVKYKKREEVPVAKGERQRRLHKALLRYHDPANWPLIREALINMGKKHLIGDKTSCLVPAEDVDAKTPAQRRKSGRHGSQRFATKHTKSQPGFEKMHGDNKGKGKNGNAKGSNGGQASRGGKPNGKPTNSRGGKPTGNGSGKPPAARKPKRR; this is encoded by the coding sequence ATGTACAGCAATATCACTCCTATTCATGAGCACAAAAAATATTGGGCAGAATGCTACGGCACTGCGCCATTTCTACCAACAAATCGTAAAGAAATGGATGCTTTAGGATGGGATAGCTGTGACATTATTATCGTAACCGGTGACGCTTATGTTGATCACCCGAGCTTTGGTATGGCGATTATCGGCCGCCTACTCGAAGCACAAGGGTTTCGTGTTGGCATCATCTCTCAACCAGAATGGAACAACAAAGACGCGTTTACGGCGCTCGGCAAACCTAATTTGTTCTTTGGTATTACTGCAGGCAACATGGATTCAATGATCAACCGCTACACCGCGGATAGAAAGTTACGCCATGATGATGCTTACACACCGAATAATGAAGGGGGCAAACGACCAGATCGTGCAACTTTAGTTTATTCACAGCGTTGTCGTGAAGCCTACAAAGGCATCCCTATTGTCTTGGGTGGTATTGAAGCAAGCCTTCGTCGCCTCGCGCATTATGATTACTGGTCAGATAAAGTACGTCGCTCTGTTCTCTTCGATGCAAAAGCCGATATCCTTCTGTTTGGTAACGCCGAGCGAGCACTTGTTGAAGTTGCCCATCGCTTAGCGGATGGCGAAGATATTGCCTCGCTTACCAATATTCGTGGTACAGCGGTGAATCTCCCCGCGGCTCCAGAAGGCTACAACGTAATTGATTCTTCTCGCATAGAAAAACCGCGCAAAGAAGCGTTTGTTCCGCCAAACCCTTACGCGGTTGAAGAGCAATGTGACACAAAAGCCAAAGCAGAAGAGACTGAAGCGAAACCCATTACCATTCGCCCATCACGTCATGATGCAGCAACAACCGCGGTACGGATTCCACCATTTGAAAAGCTAAACAACGACCGTATCCTTTACGCGCACGCCAGTCGAATCATGCACCTAGAGACCAACCCATACTCTGGTCGAGCTCTTATTCAACGTCACGGCGATCGCGAACTGTGGGTCAACCAAGCGCCAATTCCACTATCAACTGAAGAGATGGACTACGTATTTGGTTTGCCTTATGCACGTGTGCCTCACCCTATGTATGGCAAGGCGAAGATCCCTGCTTACGACATGATTAAAACCTCAGTTAACATCATGCGTGGCTGTTTTGGTGGCTGTTCATTCTGTTCGATCACTGAACACGAAGGTCGCATCATCCAAAACCGTTCGAAAGAATCGATTTTGACTGAGCTTGAAGAGATTCGTGACAAGGTACCTGGCTTCACCGGCACCATTTCCGATCTTGGCGGCCCAACCGCAAACATGTATCGCCTTGGCTGTAGCGATCCAAAAGCAGAAGCAAACTGTCGACGCCCATCGTGTGTCTTCCCAGGTATCTGTAACAAACTCAATACCGACCACAAGCACACCATCGATCTGTATCGAGAAGCGCGTAAAGTGGATGGCATCAAGAAAGTCATGATCGCTTCGGGCGTGCGATACGATTTAGCGATTGAATCTCCAGAGTACGTTAAAGAGTTGGTGACTCACCACGTTGGCGGCTACTTGAAGATTGCTCCAGAGCATACTGAAAAAGGCCCACTGGATCTGATGATGAAGCCGGGCATGGGCACCTATGATCGCTTCAAAGAGATGTTTGAGAAGTACAGTGCCGAAGCGGGTAAAAAGCAGTACCTAATTCCTTACTTTATCTCTGCGCACCCGGGCACTGAAGATGAAGACATGCTGAACTTGGCACTATGGCTCAAGAAGAACAACTTTGAGTGTGACCAGGTACAGAACTTCTACCCATCACCAATGTGTAATGCGACCTCTATGTATTACTCAGAGACTAACCCTCTCAAACGAGTGAAGTACAAGAAGCGTGAAGAAGTGCCTGTGGCTAAAGGTGAGCGTCAACGCAGACTGCACAAAGCCTTACTGCGTTACCATGATCCAGCTAACTGGCCGCTAATTCGTGAAGCGCTGATTAACATGGGTAAAAAGCACCTTATTGGTGATAAGACAAGCTGCTTAGTGCCTGCTGAAGATGTCGATGCTAAAACCCCAGCTCAACGCCGTAAGTCTGGTCGTCATGGCTCACAACGTTTTGCGACCAAGCATACCAAGAGCCAACCTGGGTTTGAAAAAATGCATGGCGATAACAAAGGTAAAGGCAAAAACGGCAACGCCAAAGGAAGTAACGGCGGACAAGCCTCTCGTGGTGGAAAACCCAATGGCAAACCTACCAACAGTCGCGGCGGCAAGCCAACAGGCAATGGCTCAGGCAAGCCACCAGCGGCACGCAAACCTAAACGCCGTTAA
- a CDS encoding CheR family methyltransferase, with product MNATISAVQFRSIQSIMEHYTGIHLGEHKRVMVESRLTSRLKATHSETFDDYLKVLMSQEHQEELDCFIDRLTTHETRFFRESVQYDQLAKLLVGYRRAKPFKVWSAACSTGEEAYSLAMVLEQRLGSSKWSVFGSDVSEVAIEHAVKCQYDMVLAEQIPNDYCRQYCLKGVGAFQGTFTISQALRRYCHFACENLLTPKTKSSFDAIFLRNVLIYFDVARQKTIIDNVIEHLSDGGYLFLGHSENVIRAHPKMKMVENCVYRKVAA from the coding sequence ATGAATGCGACCATTAGCGCTGTTCAGTTTCGCTCAATCCAGTCAATCATGGAGCACTACACTGGCATTCATCTCGGTGAGCACAAGCGTGTCATGGTCGAAAGCCGATTAACATCTCGATTAAAAGCCACACACAGTGAGACGTTTGATGATTACTTAAAAGTATTAATGTCACAGGAGCATCAAGAAGAACTTGATTGCTTTATCGATCGATTAACCACTCATGAAACGCGCTTCTTTCGAGAGTCGGTGCAATACGATCAGCTAGCGAAATTGCTAGTAGGCTATCGCAGGGCAAAGCCTTTTAAAGTTTGGAGTGCGGCTTGCTCTACAGGAGAAGAAGCTTACAGTCTAGCTATGGTATTGGAACAACGGCTTGGCTCGTCGAAGTGGTCGGTGTTTGGTTCAGATGTGTCAGAGGTTGCGATCGAGCACGCGGTAAAATGCCAGTATGACATGGTTCTCGCGGAACAAATTCCCAATGATTATTGTCGCCAATACTGTTTGAAAGGGGTGGGGGCATTTCAAGGAACATTCACCATTAGCCAAGCGTTGCGCCGATACTGCCACTTTGCTTGCGAAAACCTCCTCACTCCCAAAACAAAATCGAGCTTTGATGCCATTTTTTTACGTAATGTACTGATCTATTTTGATGTCGCGCGGCAAAAAACCATTATCGATAACGTGATTGAGCATTTGTCGGATGGCGGATATCTGTTTTTAGGTCACAGTGAAAACGTGATTAGGGCGCATCCAAAAATGAAGATGGTCGAGAATTGCGTTTATCGCAAGGTGGCAGCATGA
- a CDS encoding protein-glutamate methylesterase/protein-glutamine glutaminase yields the protein MNKVGVFIVDDSAVMRQVLGEVIDRDPQLKVVGVAPDPIIAYRKMEKCWPDVILLDIAMPKMDGIVFLRQIMSTRPTPTIICSAKTEADPQLSLEALSSGAIEVINKPQSQLTDYLHSKEVDAILCALKQAAKLKVKPLKYLGEKSYRLKNSADVVLKPSLTHPVKSKDKVILVGASTGGTEAIRHFLSLTPADTAPIVIVQHMPEKFTQAFALRLNHEVSQHVVEAEDGMQLQRGWVYIAPGSIHTVLKCRNQQYYLELKQGPLVSRHKPSVDVLFRSAAQEAGENAIGVILTGMGDDGAQGMLEMYKTGAKTFAQNEASCLVYGMPKEAIDRGGVSASYALELLPYQVQKCLEKR from the coding sequence ATGAATAAGGTAGGCGTTTTTATTGTCGATGACTCCGCCGTGATGCGCCAAGTGCTCGGAGAGGTAATCGACAGAGATCCGCAGCTTAAGGTCGTAGGTGTTGCACCGGACCCGATTATCGCCTATCGAAAAATGGAAAAATGTTGGCCGGATGTCATCCTCCTCGACATCGCCATGCCTAAAATGGATGGCATTGTATTTCTGCGTCAAATTATGTCGACGCGACCAACACCTACCATTATCTGCTCGGCAAAAACAGAAGCGGATCCACAACTGAGTTTAGAGGCATTATCGTCTGGGGCGATTGAAGTGATCAATAAACCTCAATCTCAATTGACTGACTATCTTCATTCAAAAGAAGTCGATGCGATTCTATGTGCTCTAAAACAGGCGGCAAAACTTAAAGTTAAACCACTCAAATATTTAGGTGAAAAAAGCTACCGATTGAAAAACAGCGCTGATGTGGTTTTGAAGCCCTCACTTACGCATCCGGTTAAGTCAAAAGACAAGGTTATATTAGTAGGAGCCTCGACAGGGGGCACTGAGGCGATTCGACACTTTCTTTCTTTGACCCCTGCGGATACCGCACCGATAGTCATCGTGCAGCATATGCCGGAAAAGTTTACCCAAGCGTTTGCATTAAGGCTCAATCATGAAGTTTCACAGCATGTTGTAGAGGCAGAAGATGGCATGCAATTGCAAAGAGGCTGGGTCTACATCGCGCCGGGCTCGATTCACACGGTACTCAAATGTCGAAATCAGCAATATTACCTAGAATTAAAACAGGGGCCCTTGGTCTCTAGACATAAACCATCGGTCGATGTCTTGTTCCGCTCGGCGGCTCAAGAAGCGGGGGAAAATGCGATTGGGGTTATTTTGACTGGTATGGGCGATGATGGTGCCCAAGGCATGCTCGAAATGTATAAGACGGGAGCAAAGACGTTTGCCCAGAATGAAGCGAGCTGCTTAGTTTACGGTATGCCTAAAGAAGCGATTGATAGAGGCGGTGTTAGTGCTAGCTACGCCCTAGAGCTATTGCCTTATCAGGTACAGAAATGTTTGGAGAAACGATGA
- a CDS encoding bifunctional diguanylate cyclase/phosphodiesterase, which translates to MATTLDSGTEQKIPPERKPKYAVYDWYLNLKTHVLECDDEAKSLLVGDPSNSLTAKALFDLLPKSQRKVVKNAFQAALDSGERTYTHCCLLNSVSLFVYVEIVIERVSAYELKGTLSPCLNIASRHEAAEVFYSVFENPHHGIIVTDSETRILACNHHFESLTGYLRNELVGLKTQIFNADKHSQAYYQQLWQRLSNFGYWNGTILSRRSDGSVFPQDLTIHKVNPGNGSNYYVGFSSDLSGALDRIEDIESGGIDLLTQLPSKETFITHLAEVCRHTEIGQGVVVLAMQPNFPKGSIQEVKRQFASYLKDNTKVLCSGYIGHDCFVVTLAYSFQQSTQVVTNIGRSITKLFHSFKHAQAPVATALKEGISGVSVLDVDATNPNQLVSHAYQALLELHSGQSRRINFYDRHIHNQIERKKALEEYVVESLESGAIDVYFQPIVDLQRNRIDKFEALCRFPAKEGLEATTQELVGVVEELDRVVQLDDLVLLSALEQLAELQRLFGYHVKLSVNRSLKTSTELDQILQRAAMVLDKEGVSPESITLEFTESAYFESDKKNKQVLSLLREAGVKIAVDDFGTGSASFRYLKECYFDILKIDRAFIQNITFESRQYFIVQALILLAKRLDLEVIAEGVETEQELHILASLGVDYIQGYYFSKPMPLKELKQVTDYCQLRTTISQVKADSMVHLVEHSHHVDAGEPLSLVYQYFADGFNDYLPVVEDKVCVGYIDRANMNLHLTPNMGTDLESNKENAYWHKPANRLMLPVKTKVAWDTPQSEITRLVAQVTPFPWILVDEQGLFKGIVSSKSVMEYLANNNSVT; encoded by the coding sequence ATGGCGACAACATTAGACTCTGGGACTGAGCAAAAAATACCACCCGAACGCAAGCCTAAATATGCGGTTTACGATTGGTATTTGAACCTCAAAACCCATGTACTGGAATGCGATGATGAAGCCAAGAGTTTATTGGTAGGTGACCCGTCAAATTCCCTAACAGCAAAAGCATTATTTGATTTGTTGCCAAAGTCCCAACGAAAGGTCGTTAAGAACGCCTTTCAAGCTGCTTTAGACTCAGGAGAGCGCACTTACACTCATTGTTGTTTGCTTAACTCAGTCAGCTTATTTGTCTATGTCGAGATAGTGATTGAGCGAGTCAGCGCATATGAGCTTAAAGGTACGCTTTCTCCTTGCTTAAACATCGCTTCGCGCCATGAAGCAGCGGAAGTGTTCTATTCGGTGTTTGAAAACCCTCATCACGGAATTATAGTGACGGACTCTGAGACACGAATATTAGCTTGCAACCATCATTTTGAATCTTTGACAGGCTATCTAAGAAATGAGTTGGTCGGTCTCAAAACACAAATCTTTAATGCAGATAAGCACAGCCAAGCCTACTATCAACAACTGTGGCAGAGACTCAGCAACTTTGGCTACTGGAATGGCACCATTCTTTCTCGACGCTCAGACGGCTCCGTATTTCCACAAGACTTAACAATACATAAAGTCAATCCTGGCAATGGCAGCAATTATTACGTGGGTTTTTCGTCGGACTTATCTGGGGCGTTAGACCGAATTGAGGATATTGAATCTGGCGGCATTGACCTTTTAACGCAACTGCCGAGTAAAGAGACGTTTATAACCCACCTTGCAGAAGTGTGCCGACACACCGAAATTGGGCAAGGTGTGGTGGTGTTAGCGATGCAACCCAATTTTCCTAAAGGTTCTATTCAGGAGGTTAAGCGTCAGTTCGCGAGCTACTTAAAAGACAATACCAAAGTACTGTGTAGCGGATACATTGGCCACGATTGCTTTGTTGTCACTCTAGCTTACAGTTTTCAGCAATCGACGCAGGTGGTGACAAATATAGGTCGCTCTATCACCAAGTTGTTCCATAGCTTCAAGCACGCACAAGCGCCCGTCGCAACTGCGTTGAAAGAGGGGATTTCTGGCGTGTCTGTACTTGATGTCGATGCTACTAATCCCAATCAGTTGGTTTCTCATGCCTATCAAGCGTTACTCGAACTGCATTCAGGTCAGTCGCGCCGCATCAATTTTTATGACCGCCATATTCACAATCAAATTGAAAGGAAAAAGGCATTAGAAGAGTACGTTGTTGAAAGTTTAGAAAGTGGCGCAATTGATGTCTATTTTCAACCTATCGTAGATCTACAGAGAAATAGAATCGACAAGTTTGAGGCGCTGTGCCGATTTCCAGCAAAAGAAGGCCTTGAAGCGACAACCCAAGAGTTAGTCGGTGTGGTCGAAGAGTTAGACAGAGTTGTTCAGCTTGATGACTTAGTGTTACTTAGTGCTTTAGAGCAGTTAGCAGAGTTACAAAGGCTGTTTGGTTACCACGTTAAGCTTTCGGTCAATCGTTCACTAAAAACATCGACTGAACTCGACCAAATCCTACAAAGAGCTGCAATGGTGCTCGATAAGGAAGGGGTAAGCCCAGAGTCTATCACATTGGAGTTTACTGAGAGTGCTTATTTTGAGAGTGACAAGAAAAACAAACAAGTGCTGTCTTTACTGAGAGAGGCAGGCGTTAAGATAGCGGTTGATGACTTTGGAACAGGGAGCGCATCTTTTCGTTATCTCAAAGAGTGTTACTTCGACATTCTCAAAATAGACAGAGCTTTTATTCAGAACATCACTTTTGAGTCACGGCAGTACTTTATTGTTCAGGCGTTAATTTTACTCGCCAAGCGCCTTGATTTAGAGGTGATCGCCGAAGGTGTGGAAACTGAGCAAGAGCTGCATATCTTGGCAAGCTTAGGAGTGGACTATATTCAAGGTTACTACTTCTCTAAACCGATGCCATTGAAAGAGTTAAAACAGGTAACTGACTATTGCCAGTTACGAACGACTATTTCGCAAGTGAAAGCCGATTCAATGGTCCATCTTGTCGAGCATAGCCATCACGTAGACGCGGGTGAACCCCTATCTTTGGTCTATCAGTACTTCGCAGATGGATTCAACGACTACTTACCCGTGGTAGAAGACAAGGTGTGTGTTGGCTATATAGATAGAGCTAATATGAATCTTCACTTAACGCCCAATATGGGAACCGATCTCGAATCGAATAAAGAGAATGCTTATTGGCACAAACCGGCAAATAGGCTGATGTTGCCCGTTAAAACAAAGGTGGCTTGGGATACGCCACAATCTGAGATCACTCGCTTAGTAGCGCAAGTAACACCATTCCCTTGGATACTCGTTGATGAGCAGGGGTTGTTCAAAGGCATTGTGAGCTCAAAATCTGTGATGGAGTATTTGGCTAATAATAATTCTGTCACTTAA
- a CDS encoding GGDEF domain-containing phosphodiesterase — MKNLNDHIEAMRIAYVIVDERLNVLQLSKQAAELFRVTQGSSLFDANVSFIDEAFNPVALKQQLIDVVASGQEYELEVGLSYPDKNIEWAKLYLIRYKDYFILYLIDVGELVAARRLNNQLSMLDPHTGLLYREAFLSRINQEFQQGTVCCVRICNYQRINEIWGAAVANLVFMEILARVVSEIDSAICSKHSTDSFNIFIPPDTPFNIERFYALLNEPFHFNQRHFFSNVALGYYVEKQGDSHEQSLNKAEMAILDVLTERVRLAEFQEELAKQIEHQNHLEMEFRAALNKGQLEQDFHVVFQPIHDAETEDVAGAECLIRWVPNGQFVSPEEFIPIAERIGDIGTLTQFNIVQLGKLVSNLEQQGIDTMELLFALNISVVEILDVEFTDKLVKAITDNHLYPSQIKLELTESALIDNFNYVNQTLERLQKLGFRVSIDDFGTGFSSLSYLCRLSFDEIKIDRAFVTNVVEDSKLQTVFNSIASLATNMNKPVVAEGVETLEQLIYAKAKQVEYIQGYYFSKPLPAQEFMAYLVEGRKKIAAD, encoded by the coding sequence ATGAAGAACTTAAATGATCATATAGAAGCAATGCGTATCGCCTACGTAATTGTGGATGAAAGATTAAACGTTTTACAGCTTTCCAAACAAGCCGCCGAGCTGTTTCGTGTGACTCAAGGTAGCTCGTTATTTGATGCCAATGTCAGTTTCATCGATGAAGCATTTAATCCCGTGGCGCTAAAGCAGCAACTTATTGACGTTGTGGCTTCGGGTCAAGAGTATGAACTTGAAGTCGGGTTAAGTTATCCAGACAAAAACATCGAGTGGGCGAAACTCTATCTGATTCGTTACAAAGATTACTTCATTCTGTACCTGATTGATGTCGGAGAGTTGGTGGCGGCTAGGCGACTGAACAATCAGTTGTCGATGTTAGACCCTCATACGGGATTACTTTATCGAGAAGCATTTTTGTCGCGCATTAACCAAGAGTTTCAACAAGGCACTGTATGCTGCGTGCGGATTTGCAACTATCAGCGGATCAATGAAATATGGGGTGCAGCAGTGGCGAACCTCGTCTTCATGGAAATATTGGCACGAGTGGTCAGCGAAATAGACAGTGCAATTTGCAGTAAGCATTCTACCGATAGCTTTAACATTTTTATCCCGCCAGATACTCCGTTTAACATTGAGCGTTTTTATGCTCTGCTTAATGAACCGTTCCACTTCAATCAACGTCATTTCTTCAGCAACGTTGCGCTGGGCTACTACGTGGAGAAACAGGGGGACTCGCACGAACAGAGCTTAAATAAAGCGGAGATGGCGATACTGGATGTCTTGACTGAGCGAGTACGTTTAGCCGAGTTTCAAGAAGAGTTAGCCAAACAAATCGAGCACCAGAACCATCTAGAAATGGAGTTTCGCGCTGCCTTAAACAAAGGCCAATTAGAGCAAGATTTTCACGTTGTGTTTCAACCGATTCATGATGCTGAGACAGAAGACGTCGCTGGGGCTGAGTGCTTAATCCGTTGGGTTCCGAACGGTCAGTTTGTTTCACCAGAAGAGTTTATTCCCATTGCGGAAAGGATTGGCGATATAGGCACACTTACTCAGTTTAATATTGTTCAACTCGGCAAATTAGTCAGCAATTTGGAGCAGCAAGGCATAGATACCATGGAGCTGCTGTTTGCGCTAAATATCAGCGTAGTAGAAATCCTCGATGTCGAGTTTACTGACAAGTTAGTTAAGGCAATCACCGATAACCATCTCTACCCATCACAGATAAAACTGGAGCTGACCGAGTCGGCTTTGATCGATAATTTTAACTACGTTAACCAAACGCTAGAGAGGTTGCAAAAACTCGGCTTTAGAGTCTCTATAGATGATTTTGGTACCGGTTTTTCCAGTTTGAGCTATTTGTGTCGATTGAGCTTTGATGAGATTAAGATTGACCGCGCGTTTGTGACTAATGTAGTCGAAGACTCTAAATTGCAAACCGTGTTCAACTCCATCGCATCTTTAGCAACCAATATGAACAAACCAGTGGTTGCAGAAGGAGTAGAGACGCTTGAACAACTGATTTATGCCAAAGCCAAACAGGTGGAGTATATCCAAGGTTACTACTTTAGTAAGCCGCTACCGGCTCAAGAGTTCATGGCTTACTTGGTTGAAGGGAGAAAAAAAATCGCAGCGGATTAG
- a CDS encoding EAL domain-containing protein translates to MYRELGSAQRSSSCGDSGVAKTLDWVWDLEHHQLTIDEALCGQILNSELPSLTGNALLPCMSYHDQTELLALLAEAGRLRSKQRFCCCLQLSDDQCCYVELIFQGQDRYTVTGSITPLLFVHATTSTLSALFEQLFNNPHHGVVLADSSRKIVACNDYFLTHTHYSNQQLVNQPMDLLNSEKHSDGFYHKIWQQTEQKGSWSGVVLIQSARGQTYPQDLTLQKIELVEGTFYVGVYLDLSNNLYRIADVELGGVELLTQLPTEKQFTRTIANQWMDAAEPNISMVVAFHPNFSQVDDFELKSMLSEHLNKNKVAKFVGYLGSNHFVACLECDKVVGPSQIRLIHQTIRRFFATLNHDAGKTIHNAIINGRVGVSVLGHDTHSPKKLVSHAVQAMLEQSSAQRGQITFYHGALHKEVLRRKELEEWAEKQIKSQTVEVYYQPIVDVKNWDIVKFEALSRFKDQNGKILNTQEMVMIAEDLDLVSDLDWCVGKKALQDLKKIQERFGRNLGVTINRSLNTKLEVDEVLQSADSLVHQYASSPETVTIELTESAYFDSESRQSSLIRNIRRRGVSVAIDDFGTGYSSFAYLSDCNFDILKIDREFVKDLKEGSHKYYIVKMITQLAHTLNVQVVAEGVETRNELEVVCGLGVDYIQGYYFAKPLPFEELESAWGYYEKLESFLSSAGHARQVGILSITQVHIPTLAPDDTIDKAKALFDSEQYRLEVIPIVDRKVCVGIVGREELNYHLSPTLGTKLETSKDQSISRKRLNQVMRTNVFSVSLHSKVSKINEIIKSGIKPPWLVVNDSGEYLGIVTNQDILDHFANG, encoded by the coding sequence ATGTATAGGGAGTTAGGTTCCGCTCAGCGTTCATCAAGCTGTGGCGATTCAGGTGTCGCAAAGACACTGGATTGGGTATGGGACTTAGAGCATCACCAACTCACTATCGATGAAGCCTTGTGCGGGCAGATTTTAAATTCGGAACTTCCATCGTTAACGGGCAATGCTTTACTGCCTTGTATGAGTTATCACGATCAAACCGAACTGCTTGCCCTGTTAGCGGAGGCGGGGAGACTTCGTTCTAAACAGCGTTTTTGCTGTTGTTTACAACTGAGTGATGACCAGTGCTGCTACGTCGAGCTGATCTTCCAAGGACAAGATCGTTACACAGTCACAGGGAGCATCACACCGCTACTATTTGTTCATGCCACAACTTCTACGCTGAGTGCTTTGTTTGAGCAGCTATTTAATAATCCTCATCACGGGGTAGTGCTTGCTGATAGTTCACGTAAGATCGTCGCATGCAACGACTACTTTCTTACCCATACCCATTACTCCAATCAACAGTTGGTCAATCAGCCGATGGACCTACTTAATTCCGAAAAACACAGTGATGGGTTTTATCACAAAATTTGGCAGCAAACAGAGCAAAAGGGCAGTTGGTCTGGCGTCGTGCTTATCCAAAGTGCCCGAGGTCAAACCTACCCTCAAGATTTAACACTACAAAAGATAGAGTTAGTAGAAGGGACCTTCTATGTTGGCGTCTATCTTGACCTCTCAAACAATCTTTACCGAATCGCGGATGTGGAACTCGGTGGCGTAGAGCTGCTCACTCAATTGCCAACCGAGAAGCAATTTACTCGCACTATAGCCAATCAGTGGATGGATGCTGCGGAGCCTAACATCAGTATGGTGGTCGCGTTTCACCCTAACTTCTCTCAGGTAGATGACTTTGAGTTGAAATCTATGCTCTCTGAGCACCTGAATAAGAACAAAGTCGCCAAGTTTGTTGGCTATCTTGGTAGCAACCATTTCGTAGCGTGTTTGGAATGTGACAAGGTAGTGGGTCCATCGCAAATTCGGCTCATTCATCAAACTATTCGGCGCTTTTTTGCGACGTTAAATCACGATGCAGGAAAAACCATCCACAATGCGATCATAAACGGCCGAGTTGGCGTCTCAGTACTGGGGCACGATACTCACAGTCCTAAGAAATTAGTTTCCCATGCAGTGCAGGCGATGCTTGAGCAATCTAGCGCGCAACGAGGTCAAATTACCTTTTATCATGGCGCACTGCATAAGGAAGTATTACGCCGAAAAGAGCTAGAGGAGTGGGCTGAAAAGCAAATTAAATCTCAAACCGTTGAAGTCTATTATCAGCCCATTGTCGATGTGAAAAACTGGGACATCGTGAAGTTTGAGGCATTAAGTCGCTTTAAAGATCAAAATGGAAAAATTCTCAATACCCAAGAAATGGTGATGATTGCCGAGGATTTGGATTTGGTGTCAGATTTGGACTGGTGCGTAGGTAAAAAAGCCTTGCAAGATCTGAAGAAAATTCAAGAGCGTTTTGGTCGTAATTTGGGGGTGACCATCAATCGCTCATTAAATACTAAGCTTGAAGTCGATGAAGTACTGCAAAGTGCCGACTCTTTGGTGCATCAATATGCTTCTAGCCCAGAGACCGTCACCATCGAATTAACTGAAAGCGCGTATTTTGACAGTGAATCACGTCAATCAAGTTTGATTCGCAATATTCGGCGTAGGGGGGTTAGCGTTGCTATTGATGATTTTGGTACGGGCTATAGCTCATTTGCCTACTTGAGTGATTGTAACTTCGACATCCTCAAAATTGACCGTGAGTTCGTCAAGGATCTTAAAGAGGGCTCGCACAAGTATTATATTGTTAAAATGATCACTCAACTCGCTCATACCTTGAACGTTCAAGTCGTTGCAGAGGGGGTCGAAACCCGTAATGAATTAGAGGTGGTTTGTGGTCTAGGTGTCGATTACATTCAAGGCTATTACTTTGCTAAACCTCTGCCTTTTGAAGAGTTAGAAAGTGCCTGGGGATACTATGAAAAATTGGAAAGCTTTTTGTCTAGTGCAGGGCACGCAAGACAAGTGGGGATATTAAGCATTACTCAAGTCCATATCCCGACACTTGCCCCCGATGATACAATTGATAAAGCGAAAGCCTTGTTCGACTCGGAGCAATACCGACTTGAGGTGATTCCGATCGTTGACCGGAAAGTGTGTGTTGGCATCGTGGGTAGAGAAGAGCTGAATTACCATTTGTCACCCACATTAGGGACTAAATTAGAAACGAGCAAAGATCAGTCGATCAGTCGTAAACGACTCAATCAAGTGATGCGCACCAACGTATTCAGTGTATCGCTTCACTCTAAAGTGTCCAAAATCAATGAAATCATTAAGTCAGGGATCAAACCCCCTTGGCTGGTTGTAAATGACTCTGGGGAGTACCTAGGCATTGTCACCAACCAAGATATCTTGGATCATTTCGCCAATGGCTAA